One region of Deinococcus radiopugnans ATCC 19172 genomic DNA includes:
- a CDS encoding zinc ribbon domain-containing protein: MQTTTTRYNVRVADADASQLNSLVHSGGLLRQHQPISGMTGGEVYVPEAAALAGQHVIHDGLLQLGNTTLAAELHRLPVQEHALLVAGSPGYMEYPQQQGLAHGLLRPMNPAAQKTWVNRLVASTVQGRAPGVPGLVAPPPGTWRPEETRLVCQGGLWFLSLAFELDAVSRPQRLGLMGVDVGLAPLAVAAGHGGQMLSTRPLHLLDQAGRHALNSQLDNLPPSQRAEVQTRYAALVYGAAQAELATLTTQLIGCADTVAVEALRFGTFRSNFVERARELAVADWVQGVLPQRIYAAGGRLYRVRPAHTSSRCHRCQQTGQRAGAVFTCARCGVLNAHHNAALNIRRRAWRVIRRGRR, from the coding sequence ATGCAGACAACAACCACGCGATACAACGTGCGCGTCGCCGACGCCGATGCCAGCCAGCTCAATTCGCTCGTACACAGCGGTGGGCTGCTGCGGCAGCACCAACCCATCAGCGGGATGACCGGTGGCGAGGTGTACGTGCCTGAGGCCGCTGCGCTCGCAGGGCAGCATGTGATCCACGACGGCCTGTTGCAGCTGGGCAACACGACGTTGGCCGCCGAGCTGCACCGCCTGCCAGTGCAGGAGCACGCCCTGCTGGTGGCCGGCAGTCCCGGATACATGGAGTACCCCCAGCAGCAGGGCCTGGCCCACGGGTTGCTCAGGCCCATGAATCCGGCCGCTCAGAAGACCTGGGTCAACCGGCTGGTGGCCAGTACGGTCCAGGGGCGAGCACCTGGCGTGCCTGGCCTGGTGGCTCCCCCCCCGGGCACCTGGCGGCCTGAGGAAACCCGCCTGGTGTGCCAGGGTGGCCTCTGGTTCCTGAGCCTCGCCTTCGAGCTGGACGCGGTCTCGCGGCCGCAGCGTCTGGGCCTGATGGGCGTTGACGTGGGCTTGGCGCCACTCGCGGTGGCGGCCGGGCACGGGGGCCAGATGCTCTCCACCCGCCCGCTGCACCTGTTGGACCAGGCGGGGCGTCACGCGCTGAACAGTCAACTGGATAACCTGCCCCCTTCCCAGCGCGCCGAGGTGCAGACCCGTTACGCCGCGCTGGTGTATGGGGCGGCGCAGGCAGAGTTGGCCACCCTGACCACGCAGCTGATCGGCTGTGCTGACACCGTAGCTGTTGAAGCGCTCCGCTTTGGGACCTTCCGGTCGAACTTCGTCGAGCGCGCCCGTGAGCTGGCGGTGGCCGACTGGGTGCAGGGGGTGTTGCCCCAGCGCATTTATGCCGCCGGCGGGCGGCTGTACCGGGTGCGGCCGGCGCACACCAGCTCACGCTGCCACCGCTGCCAGCAGACCGGCCAGCGCGCCGGTGCGGTGTTCACCTGTGCAAGGTGTGGTGTGCTCAACGCACACCACAACGCAGCACTCAACATCCGGCGGCGGGCCTGGAGGGTGATCCGGCGGGGCCGGCGGTGA
- a CDS encoding MFS transporter, with protein MTHPAAGRRPLVWALAGLTTVAYGALYYAQPLLAVATEHERGWTRAQTNLAFTLALLVTAFMAPAVGRALDARGGRGLLSVGALLGALAFTLLAASTTYVVFLLGWLLAGAAMALTFYEAAFTALGQQVQGAVRTRATLTITLIAGLASTIFVPLTTALLGQWGLKGTFLGLAGLLLLAAGVTWSGLPPERTRWSAAGPSVPFQPDPPFRTLTLAFTLARIVTVGIGLQLAPLLLAAGHSPALAAGLTGLMGLAALPGRVVFVPLLARFGALPLTTALFGQLAAGAALLHFAQNPVLAALGIVAFGLASGALTLARAELLAQRYPPEVFGAANGRMARPVNLAQALTPFGVGLLLTWTGGYSGSLWLLTGLGVAAGVALLAGAGFNRKAAGDQTVT; from the coding sequence ATGACCCACCCGGCTGCCGGCAGGCGTCCGCTCGTGTGGGCGCTGGCCGGCCTCACAACGGTCGCGTACGGGGCCCTGTACTACGCCCAGCCCCTGCTCGCTGTGGCCACCGAACACGAACGCGGCTGGACCCGGGCGCAGACGAATTTAGCCTTCACCCTCGCCCTGCTGGTCACGGCGTTCATGGCCCCGGCCGTCGGCCGGGCCCTCGATGCGCGGGGCGGCCGGGGCCTGCTCAGTGTGGGCGCCCTTCTTGGCGCCCTGGCCTTCACGCTCCTGGCCGCATCCACCACCTACGTGGTCTTTCTCCTGGGGTGGCTGCTCGCCGGTGCCGCCATGGCCCTGACCTTCTACGAGGCGGCCTTTACTGCGCTCGGGCAGCAGGTCCAGGGCGCGGTGCGCACCCGCGCCACGCTGACCATCACGCTGATCGCGGGCCTGGCCAGTACCATTTTCGTGCCGCTCACCACGGCGCTGCTGGGGCAGTGGGGGTTGAAAGGTACGTTCCTGGGCCTGGCTGGACTGCTGCTGCTGGCTGCCGGCGTGACCTGGAGCGGCCTTCCTCCGGAAAGGACCCGCTGGTCAGCGGCTGGCCCGTCGGTCCCCTTTCAGCCGGACCCACCGTTCCGGACGCTCACCCTGGCGTTCACGCTGGCGCGGATCGTGACCGTCGGGATCGGCCTGCAACTGGCGCCTCTGCTGCTCGCCGCGGGCCATTCGCCAGCCCTCGCCGCGGGGCTCACGGGCCTGATGGGCCTGGCCGCGCTGCCCGGCCGGGTGGTGTTCGTACCGCTCCTGGCCAGATTTGGAGCGCTGCCGCTGACCACGGCGTTGTTCGGACAACTTGCTGCGGGCGCCGCGCTGCTGCACTTCGCGCAGAACCCAGTGCTCGCCGCGCTGGGCATCGTGGCGTTCGGACTGGCCAGTGGAGCCCTGACCCTGGCCCGCGCGGAACTCCTGGCCCAGCGGTATCCACCGGAGGTGTTCGGGGCGGCCAACGGGCGAATGGCGCGCCCGGTGAATCTCGCACAGGCCCTGACGCCGTTTGGCGTCGGGCTGCTGCTGACCTGGACCGGGGGGTACAGCGGGTCGCTGTGGCTGCTGACCGGCCTGGGCGTGGCGGCTGGGGTGGCCCTGCTGGCTGGAGCTGGATTCAACCGGAAGGCTGCGGGCGATCAGACCGTCACCTGA
- a CDS encoding DUF6428 family protein, with the protein MTQTIPGLTDQTTTAALLADLRALPQRPLEFHLHGERLVPAGYHVTEVKAVTIEAMDCGGKANAWRETVIQLMDGSAEEAKAGFMTNRKFLAIYDRVVKSIPVRAEAEVRFEYGNTAVPALQYHVTHVEAQPDRVIVHLRTPGVQCKAGDRCGVTAAGADEGCAPESGCCTPQAPISLG; encoded by the coding sequence ATGACCCAGACGATTCCCGGACTCACCGACCAGACCACCACCGCCGCCCTGCTCGCCGATCTGCGCGCGCTTCCCCAGCGTCCGCTGGAATTCCACCTGCACGGTGAACGGCTGGTCCCCGCGGGCTACCACGTCACCGAAGTCAAAGCCGTCACTATCGAAGCGATGGACTGCGGCGGCAAAGCGAACGCCTGGCGGGAGACCGTGATTCAGCTGATGGACGGCAGCGCCGAGGAAGCGAAAGCCGGCTTCATGACCAACCGCAAGTTCCTGGCCATCTACGACCGCGTGGTGAAAAGCATCCCCGTGCGTGCCGAAGCCGAAGTCCGCTTCGAGTACGGCAACACGGCTGTCCCTGCGCTGCAGTACCACGTGACCCACGTCGAAGCTCAACCTGACCGCGTGATCGTGCACCTGCGCACCCCCGGCGTGCAGTGCAAAGCTGGGGACCGCTGCGGCGTAACCGCCGCCGGTGCCGACGAGGGCTGTGCGCCTGAGAGTGGCTGCTGCACCCCGCAGGCCCCCATCTCGCTGGGCTGA
- a CDS encoding ArsR/SmtB family transcription factor: MNFDETASVFKALGDAHRLRALHFLATADAGCCSTGQGICTCDVQERLGLSQPTTSHHMKILVDAGLVHAEKSSKWTYYTLSAQGLLIVRSALDRLLAAAPQAQKEAV, encoded by the coding sequence ATGAACTTCGATGAGACGGCAAGCGTGTTCAAGGCGCTGGGGGACGCGCACCGCCTGCGGGCGCTGCACTTCCTGGCCACCGCGGACGCCGGCTGCTGCTCGACCGGGCAGGGCATCTGCACCTGCGATGTTCAGGAGCGGCTCGGCCTCTCCCAGCCCACCACCAGCCACCACATGAAAATCCTGGTCGACGCCGGCCTGGTCCACGCCGAGAAAAGCAGCAAATGGACGTACTACACCCTGAGTGCCCAGGGCCTACTCATCGTCCGTTCTGCCCTTGATCGCCTGCTGGCCGCCGCGCCCCAGGCTCAGAAGGAGGCCGTATGA
- a CDS encoding metallophosphoesterase family protein: MKIAVFGDVHGNRFALDAVVHDIERHQPDAWVNLGDQLFGGADPAGAWQLQQALKAQRGVLEVRGNTDERLGQVLTDTTEKRRMLQWLHDQLPGGAGAYVAGLPTHVALAGGQVIAAHGTPDSAWTYLLRDGKGWASDDLVLERLGDLGEARVVIVGHSHLEHVRQIGRLTVVNAGAVSRQKDGSPLARWVLLEGQDDVWNVTFRRVAYDVEAAARWAEQLAHQGAEEAAQLRTGSTVNF; encoded by the coding sequence ATGAAAATCGCCGTATTCGGAGATGTTCACGGAAATCGGTTCGCGCTGGACGCCGTTGTGCACGACATCGAGCGCCACCAGCCGGACGCGTGGGTGAACCTGGGCGATCAGCTGTTCGGCGGTGCGGACCCGGCCGGGGCCTGGCAGCTGCAACAGGCGCTCAAAGCGCAGCGCGGCGTGTTGGAAGTGCGGGGCAACACCGACGAACGGCTCGGGCAGGTGCTGACCGACACGACCGAGAAGCGCAGGATGCTTCAGTGGCTGCATGACCAGCTGCCCGGGGGCGCCGGTGCGTACGTTGCCGGACTGCCCACCCACGTCGCGCTCGCCGGGGGGCAGGTAATCGCCGCACACGGCACGCCAGACAGCGCCTGGACGTACCTGCTGCGGGACGGGAAGGGGTGGGCCAGCGACGATCTTGTTCTGGAGCGGCTGGGCGACCTCGGCGAGGCCCGCGTGGTGATCGTCGGGCACTCGCACCTGGAACATGTCCGGCAGATCGGGCGGCTGACGGTCGTGAACGCTGGCGCTGTGTCCCGGCAGAAGGACGGCAGTCCACTGGCCCGCTGGGTCTTGCTCGAAGGTCAGGATGACGTGTGGAACGTCACGTTCCGTCGCGTGGCGTATGACGTTGAAGCGGCGGCCCGCTGGGCAGAGCAGCTGGCGCATCAGGGCGCCGAAGAGGCCGCGCAACTGCGCACGGGGAGCACCGTCAACTTCTGA
- a CDS encoding arsenic transporter, whose translation MVLAVLIFLFTLVLVIWQPKLKWQPHGLGIGWSASLGALLALLTGVVSVTDIPVVWDIVWNATITFVALIIISLILDEGGFFKWAALHVARWGGGRGRLLFPLVILLGAAVSALFANDGTALILTPIVLAMLTALGFRPAATLAFILATGFIADSASLPLVISNLVNIVSADYFDLGFGEYASVMVPVDIAAVLASLGMLYWMFRRDLPGYYDPSTLEAPGSAIRDPAVFKVGWIVLGVLLVGYFAAGPLGIPVSVVAVLGAVLLWLVAARGKAVSTRAVLKGAPWQIVLFSLGMYLVVYGLRNAGLTDLLAGVLDRFAAGGLWSATLGTGVLTAVLASVMNNLPSVLIGALAIDASSATGAVKQGMIYANVVGNDLGPKITPIGSLATLLWLHVLATKGVRISWGQYFKVGIVLTLPVLLVTLAALALRLS comes from the coding sequence ATGGTCCTCGCCGTTCTGATCTTCCTGTTCACCCTGGTGCTGGTGATCTGGCAACCCAAACTGAAATGGCAGCCGCATGGCCTCGGGATCGGGTGGAGTGCCTCGCTGGGAGCGCTGCTGGCGCTGCTGACCGGCGTCGTCAGCGTCACCGACATTCCCGTGGTGTGGGACATCGTCTGGAACGCGACCATCACCTTCGTTGCGCTGATCATCATCAGCCTGATCCTCGACGAGGGGGGCTTTTTCAAGTGGGCTGCATTGCATGTCGCCCGCTGGGGCGGGGGACGTGGACGGCTGTTGTTCCCGCTGGTCATCCTGCTGGGCGCCGCCGTGAGTGCCCTGTTCGCGAACGACGGCACCGCGCTGATCCTCACGCCCATCGTGCTGGCCATGCTGACCGCCCTGGGCTTCCGGCCTGCGGCGACGCTCGCGTTCATCCTGGCCACCGGCTTCATCGCGGACAGCGCCAGCCTGCCGCTGGTGATCAGCAACCTGGTCAACATTGTCAGCGCCGACTACTTCGACCTGGGCTTCGGGGAGTACGCCTCGGTGATGGTCCCGGTCGATATTGCGGCCGTCCTGGCCAGCCTTGGCATGCTGTACTGGATGTTCCGTCGTGACCTGCCGGGGTACTACGACCCCTCCACGCTGGAAGCCCCGGGCAGCGCCATCCGGGACCCGGCGGTCTTCAAGGTCGGGTGGATCGTGCTGGGCGTGCTGCTGGTCGGCTACTTCGCTGCTGGCCCCCTGGGGATCCCCGTCAGTGTGGTCGCCGTCCTGGGCGCCGTGCTGCTGTGGCTGGTGGCCGCCAGGGGCAAGGCCGTGAGCACCCGCGCGGTTCTGAAGGGCGCGCCGTGGCAGATCGTCCTCTTCTCGCTGGGCATGTACCTCGTGGTCTACGGGCTGCGCAACGCCGGGCTGACCGATCTGCTTGCGGGGGTGCTGGACCGCTTCGCGGCCGGCGGCTTGTGGAGCGCGACGCTGGGAACAGGCGTCCTCACTGCCGTGCTCGCCAGCGTGATGAACAACCTGCCCAGCGTGCTGATCGGTGCGCTCGCCATCGACGCGTCGTCCGCCACCGGCGCCGTCAAGCAGGGCATGATCTACGCCAACGTCGTCGGGAACGATCTGGGGCCGAAGATCACGCCGATTGGCAGCCTGGCCACGCTGCTGTGGCTGCACGTGCTGGCCACCAAAGGGGTTCGCATCAGCTGGGGGCAGTACTTCAAGGTGGGCATCGTCCTGACCCTGCCGGTGCTGCTCGTTACCCTCGCCGCGCTCGCCCTGCGCCTCTCGTGA
- a CDS encoding arsenate reductase ArsC, with amino-acid sequence MPRVLILCTHNSARSQMAEALTRAAARQAGLDLEVHSAGTEATRVKDEARAVIAELGLNLDGYTSKTLWDVPDAQHFDYVVTVCDSAAEACPVYPGKTERRHYPFVDPSGGSLDRWRAVRDQLKIQFDAFVQALGDGRDIPPTYADSPAVDAR; translated from the coding sequence ATGCCCCGCGTCCTGATCCTCTGCACCCACAACTCCGCCCGCAGCCAGATGGCCGAAGCCCTCACCCGCGCCGCCGCCCGACAGGCCGGCCTTGACCTGGAGGTGCACTCCGCCGGCACGGAAGCCACCCGGGTCAAGGACGAGGCCAGAGCCGTCATCGCTGAACTCGGCCTGAACCTCGACGGGTACACCAGCAAGACCCTGTGGGACGTGCCTGACGCGCAGCATTTTGATTACGTGGTGACGGTCTGCGACAGCGCTGCCGAAGCCTGCCCCGTCTACCCCGGGAAGACCGAGCGCCGCCACTACCCTTTTGTTGACCCGAGCGGCGGCAGCCTCGACCGCTGGCGGGCCGTGCGCGACCAGCTGAAGATCCAATTTGATGCTTTTGTGCAGGCCCTGGGCGACGGCCGGGACATTCCCCCCACCTATGCCGACAGCCCCGCTGTGGACGCGCGGTAA
- a CDS encoding ArsR/SmtB family transcription factor — protein sequence MTVQTAPSVLDQLKALSHEIRYDLVQHLAQGERCVCDLEALLELPQSKVSYHLSILRETGLVRSEQRGKNVYYTLQCAPLFHLGGALLSEIFPDGPSLTHQNNSIC from the coding sequence ATGACTGTGCAGACCGCCCCGAGTGTCCTGGATCAGCTGAAGGCCCTCTCGCACGAAATCAGGTATGACCTGGTGCAGCATCTGGCGCAGGGCGAACGCTGCGTATGTGACCTCGAAGCGTTGCTGGAGCTGCCGCAGTCCAAGGTGTCCTACCACCTGAGCATCCTGCGGGAAACTGGGCTGGTCCGCTCCGAGCAGCGCGGGAAAAACGTCTATTACACCCTTCAGTGTGCGCCGCTCTTTCACCTGGGGGGCGCCCTGCTCAGCGAGATCTTTCCAGATGGCCCCAGCTTGACGCATCAAAACAATTCGATATGCTAA
- a CDS encoding GNAT family N-acetyltransferase, whose amino-acid sequence MGFVDDEGALNDRFCAAPNHHLIAAGQAERLPGYALANDCDPLLRSGNQHRTMKLEDLSTLPAGRWQGVGRALMQAVEEWAKADPIRYVFRYANQREAGLVY is encoded by the coding sequence ATGGGCTTTGTGGACGATGAAGGGGCCCTCAATGACCGCTTCTGTGCGGCGCCCAACCATCATCTCATCGCGGCAGGGCAGGCAGAACGGTTGCCTGGGTATGCTCTGGCGAATGACTGCGACCCTTTGCTACGTTCAGGCAACCAGCACCGGACAATGAAGTTGGAGGATCTGTCTACCCTTCCAGCTGGGCGTTGGCAGGGTGTGGGACGCGCCCTGATGCAAGCGGTGGAAGAGTGGGCGAAGGCCGATCCCATCCGGTATGTGTTCCGGTACGCCAATCAGCGAGAAGCCGGTCTGGTGTACTAA
- a CDS encoding zinc ribbon domain-containing protein, whose amino-acid sequence MLITRHNIRIANRQAWQLDELTRTGWLIAEDRPISGMTGGQVYRPARVTQRALDDNQLLIGEVSLQTELHRLPQAEYWALVCGSPGYTIYPGTEERTDALLSPLTPREQQAWLGDLVESVRAGRVPAAGRTVTVVWQPEGTRLVRLGTLWFASLQFAAPQPRKPARINRVHLGIDIGLRPLAVAVSARDTFCPGYVQRLDDLDKDLADLPLPLLEDVRAELGRVQYAVARQSLHGFTGQIMEFACSVTVERLNLTTFESDFVAQGRREAIIDWHQSWLPQALRVAGLAPLLRVEPYGTSQYCSLCRRKGQRDRHRFACPRCGVLDAHVNAGRNILNRGWAVRRSKARN is encoded by the coding sequence ATGCTTATAACCCGACACAACATCAGAATCGCCAACCGTCAGGCGTGGCAGCTGGACGAGCTCACGCGCACCGGCTGGTTGATTGCGGAGGATCGTCCTATCAGCGGCATGACGGGTGGCCAGGTGTACCGTCCCGCCCGCGTAACTCAGAGGGCGTTGGACGACAACCAGCTGCTGATCGGTGAGGTCAGCCTGCAGACCGAGCTGCACCGGTTGCCTCAGGCCGAATACTGGGCGCTGGTCTGCGGTTCGCCCGGGTACACGATCTACCCGGGCACGGAAGAACGGACAGACGCTTTGCTGTCTCCGCTGACGCCGCGCGAACAGCAGGCGTGGCTGGGCGACCTGGTGGAAAGCGTGAGGGCCGGCCGGGTACCAGCTGCCGGCAGAACCGTGACGGTGGTCTGGCAGCCGGAGGGCACGCGCCTGGTGCGGCTGGGAACCCTGTGGTTCGCCAGCCTGCAATTTGCAGCGCCGCAGCCGAGGAAGCCAGCGCGGATCAATCGCGTCCACCTGGGCATCGACATTGGACTGCGTCCCCTGGCTGTTGCGGTGAGCGCTCGCGACACGTTCTGCCCTGGCTACGTGCAGCGGCTGGATGATCTCGACAAAGACCTGGCTGACCTGCCCCTTCCCCTTCTGGAAGACGTGCGCGCTGAACTCGGACGCGTACAGTACGCCGTCGCGCGCCAGAGCCTGCACGGATTCACTGGCCAGATCATGGAATTCGCCTGCAGCGTCACCGTTGAGCGCCTCAACCTGACCACCTTCGAAAGCGACTTTGTGGCGCAGGGGCGGCGCGAAGCCATCATTGATTGGCATCAAAGCTGGCTGCCTCAGGCGCTGCGTGTGGCCGGTCTCGCGCCATTGCTGCGGGTGGAGCCGTACGGCACGAGTCAGTACTGCAGTCTCTGCCGCCGCAAGGGACAGCGTGACCGACACCGCTTCGCGTGCCCCCGTTGTGGCGTGCTGGACGCACACGTCAATGCTGGCCGCAACATCCTCAATCGGGGCTGGGCCGTACGCCGCTCCAAGGCCCGGAACTAG
- a CDS encoding DNA-binding protein — protein MGRPPTITREEIFKAAEEIAASGEKPTLQNVRAHLGRGGGQTLSDLMREWREQHQPPAGSVSPALQLPTTVADLLHTATERLWAAATEVAHTRLAAEREQMQQELSQAAQERREADDLTADLEWQVESVQARLQEAQQREQHLLGEVSELRTQLTAVQTSAAQAQAAEQQLTGELERTRADLGSEREARERERHEAAQQRDAAVTQAREEARNEGERALQQARADGERALRQAQEQAQQRLASVQEISSRNEQELRQQAAAEGERARQLEEQVREVRQAAGAHAAELQAHVQAITSERDRMQGELSSLRQQLEIQQQLVQQALARLPERDKPAD, from the coding sequence ATGGGTAGGCCGCCAACCATCACTCGGGAAGAGATTTTCAAGGCTGCTGAGGAGATCGCAGCCAGCGGCGAGAAGCCGACACTACAGAACGTGCGTGCCCACCTGGGACGTGGAGGGGGCCAGACGCTGTCAGACCTGATGCGCGAGTGGCGCGAACAGCATCAGCCGCCTGCAGGCTCGGTTTCCCCGGCCCTGCAGCTCCCAACGACGGTCGCTGACCTCCTGCACACAGCGACAGAGCGCCTGTGGGCGGCCGCCACGGAGGTGGCCCACACCCGTCTGGCCGCCGAACGCGAGCAGATGCAACAGGAGCTCAGCCAGGCGGCGCAGGAGCGCCGCGAGGCCGATGACCTGACCGCTGACCTCGAATGGCAGGTTGAGAGCGTGCAGGCCCGACTGCAGGAGGCGCAGCAGCGCGAACAGCACCTGCTGGGCGAGGTCAGTGAGCTGCGCACGCAGCTGACAGCGGTGCAGACGAGCGCGGCACAGGCGCAGGCCGCCGAACAGCAGCTGACCGGCGAGCTGGAGCGCACGCGTGCAGACCTGGGCAGTGAGCGTGAGGCCCGGGAACGCGAGCGCCACGAGGCCGCCCAGCAGCGGGACGCTGCGGTCACGCAGGCGCGTGAGGAGGCCCGCAATGAAGGGGAGCGCGCGCTGCAGCAGGCCCGCGCCGACGGGGAACGTGCGCTGCGCCAGGCGCAGGAGCAGGCCCAGCAGCGGCTGGCGAGCGTCCAGGAAATCAGCAGCCGGAACGAACAGGAACTGCGCCAACAGGCCGCTGCCGAAGGTGAGCGTGCCCGTCAGCTGGAAGAGCAGGTCCGGGAGGTCCGCCAGGCCGCCGGCGCACACGCCGCTGAGCTACAGGCACACGTGCAGGCCATCACCAGCGAGCGTGACCGGATGCAGGGCGAGCTGAGCAGCCTGCGCCAGCAGTTGGAGATCCAGCAGCAGCTTGTGCAGCAGGCCCTCGCGCGTCTGCCGGAGCGCGACAAGCCCGCAGACTAA
- a CDS encoding DUF3995 domain-containing protein produces the protein MPQPSTAYRAVSIGAALLTGTIATVHVYWAAGGTVGLTAALPEADSGALAFTPPPVMTLGVAAGLASMGVAALDARSPRVRWPLRLTTLMFLLRAVGDGREVGLTRLGGDSLFARNDARLYTPLCLVPAALYGVLAFRPRGQSATAVGGTGSAGTSTAPPDRQSTVYSSCNAVRGPDRRAVQ, from the coding sequence ATGCCCCAACCCTCGACTGCCTACCGCGCTGTCTCTATCGGCGCGGCCCTGCTCACGGGAACCATTGCCACGGTGCATGTGTACTGGGCCGCAGGTGGAACGGTGGGTCTGACGGCGGCCCTTCCGGAGGCAGACAGTGGAGCGCTGGCGTTCACGCCGCCCCCCGTGATGACGCTGGGTGTGGCGGCCGGGCTGGCGAGCATGGGCGTGGCCGCCCTGGACGCCCGCTCGCCCCGGGTGCGCTGGCCGCTGCGCCTGACCACCCTGATGTTCCTGCTGCGGGCCGTCGGGGATGGGCGCGAGGTCGGTCTGACCCGGCTGGGTGGGGACAGCCTGTTTGCCCGCAACGATGCGCGGTTGTACACCCCTCTGTGCTTGGTGCCGGCCGCCCTGTACGGTGTGCTGGCGTTCAGGCCCAGGGGCCAGTCGGCGACGGCAGTGGGCGGCACGGGCAGCGCCGGCACTTCAACAGCTCCCCCAGACCGACAGAGCACCGTCTACAGCTCCTGCAATGCGGTACGCGGACCAGATCGGCGGGCAGTACAGTGA
- a CDS encoding PDZ domain-containing protein, with amino-acid sequence MKKVLLGSVAAALTACAPATSTNFAPAALEQAPSINVQVGLAPTMPKLKTFTVIPLVQITDQAQATGITAQHLAFQARNYMEMLGYSFVNKVEDADLSVLVDASSRYSETYVPPTQYTAPAYVPGTTATYNSNSGGSFNYGGASSGWGTYTGRTSGTVTVPGYYTSRTYVAPGYTRGYHYPAITVLIYDVKTQQQQVSASAVGTSQNPDVRVSMQNLMYETFAKMPLANDPQNVIKSGRIGVSFAPWTADGNNYYPIITAVDKDQPAARAGIVSGDFILSIDGQPTLNKPIADLDVMIAGEANQERTLVINRGTETRTVKLRMVQR; translated from the coding sequence ATGAAAAAGGTTTTGCTGGGATCAGTGGCAGCTGCGCTCACCGCCTGCGCGCCCGCAACAAGCACCAATTTTGCGCCCGCCGCCCTGGAGCAGGCCCCTTCAATCAATGTTCAAGTCGGCTTGGCGCCCACCATGCCCAAGCTGAAGACATTTACCGTCATACCCCTGGTGCAGATCACTGATCAGGCCCAGGCTACAGGCATCACGGCACAGCACCTGGCGTTCCAGGCGAGAAATTATATGGAGATGCTTGGGTACAGCTTCGTGAACAAGGTAGAGGACGCCGACTTGTCCGTGTTGGTCGACGCTTCCAGCCGGTACAGTGAGACCTACGTTCCGCCCACGCAGTACACCGCACCTGCTTACGTCCCTGGCACCACCGCCACGTACAACTCGAACTCAGGCGGCTCCTTTAACTATGGTGGAGCGTCCTCAGGCTGGGGAACGTATACGGGTAGGACGAGTGGCACTGTGACGGTTCCTGGGTATTACACGTCCAGAACGTACGTTGCGCCTGGATACACCCGTGGCTACCACTACCCGGCAATCACAGTGTTGATCTATGACGTGAAGACCCAGCAACAGCAGGTGTCTGCGTCTGCCGTTGGAACATCACAGAACCCTGACGTCCGGGTGTCGATGCAGAACCTGATGTACGAGACATTCGCCAAAATGCCCTTGGCCAATGATCCTCAGAACGTCATAAAATCTGGCCGGATAGGAGTGAGCTTTGCGCCCTGGACCGCAGACGGGAACAATTACTACCCAATCATTACTGCGGTTGACAAGGATCAGCCTGCTGCCCGCGCAGGCATCGTATCCGGTGATTTCATCCTGAGCATTGACGGCCAGCCCACCCTCAATAAGCCTATTGCGGACTTGGACGTCATGATCGCTGGCGAGGCGAATCAGGAGCGCACCCTGGTCATCAACCGGGGAACAGAGACCAGAACGGTGAAGCTCAGAATGGTCCAGCGTTAA
- a CDS encoding recombinase family protein: protein MSIPAVAYYRVSTQKQGQSGLGLEAQQAAVLAHARVQGLSVVAEFTEIETGTRKRHRPQLEAALTQTRRMGGVLLIAKLDRLARNVAFVASLMESGVRFTAVDMPEADNLTIHVMAAVAEREAALISQRTRAALAARKARGLTLGKAANLTDKARAAGAAATRAAALQAMKPAAAYAGSLRGQGRSLRQIALALEEGGFSTRAGGPWSAEQVRRLLSRTEAPQRH from the coding sequence GTGTCCATTCCCGCCGTTGCCTACTACCGCGTTTCCACCCAGAAGCAGGGCCAGTCCGGCCTCGGTCTGGAGGCCCAGCAGGCGGCTGTGCTCGCCCACGCCCGCGTCCAGGGCCTGAGCGTGGTGGCCGAGTTCACCGAGATCGAGACCGGCACCCGCAAGCGGCATCGCCCTCAGCTGGAGGCTGCCCTGACACAGACCCGCCGGATGGGTGGTGTGCTGCTGATCGCCAAGCTGGACCGCTTGGCGCGCAATGTCGCGTTTGTCGCCAGCTTGATGGAGTCGGGCGTGAGATTTACCGCTGTAGACATGCCCGAGGCCGATAATCTAACCATCCACGTCATGGCGGCCGTTGCCGAGCGCGAGGCGGCATTGATCTCGCAGCGCACCCGCGCCGCGCTGGCGGCGAGAAAGGCAAGAGGGCTGACTCTGGGCAAGGCAGCGAATCTGACCGACAAGGCACGGGCCGCCGGCGCGGCCGCGACACGCGCCGCGGCGCTGCAGGCGATGAAGCCTGCTGCGGCGTACGCTGGCTCACTGCGGGGGCAGGGGCGCAGCCTGCGGCAGATTGCCCTGGCCTTGGAAGAAGGCGGGTTTTCCACCCGCGCCGGCGGCCCGTGGTCAGCAGAGCAGGTCAGGCGTCTGCTCAGCCGCACGGAAGCGCCGCAGCGGCACTGA